The following nucleotide sequence is from Cyanobium sp. AMD-g.
GGGAGGATCCGATCAAGGTGGCTGTGAGCAGCAACAGCAAGTTGCTGGGCAACTCCTACAAGAGCCTCACCAAGAAGCTGATGCGTCAGCAGATCGTTGTCGAAGGCAAGCGGGTGGATGGCCGCAACCTCGATGAGGTGCGCCCGATTCAGGCGGCCGTGAGCGTGCTGCCCAAGCGCGTGCATGGCTCGGGCCTGTTCCAGCGTGGGCTCACCCAGGTGCTCTCCTGCGCCACCCTCGGCACCCCGAGCGATGCCCAGGAGATGGACGATCTCAACCCCATCAGCGAAAAGACCTACCTGCACCACTACAACTTCCCTCCCTACTCGGTGGGTGAGACCCGGCCGATGCGCTCCCCCGGTCGCCGTGAGATCGGCCACGGCGCCCTGGCCGAGCGGGCCCTGATTCCCGTGCTGCCCTCGAAGGAGAGCTTCCCCTACGTGCTGCGCGTGGTGTCGGAGTGCCTCAGCTCCAACGGCTCCACCTCGATGGGTTCGGTCTGCGGCAGCACCCTGGCCCTGATGGATGCCGGCGTGCCCCTGGCCGCCCCCGTGAGCGGCGCCGCCATGGGTCTGATCAAGGAAGGCGATGAGGTGCGCATCCTCACCGACATCCAGGGCATCGAGGACTTCCTCGGCGACATGGATTTCAAGGTGGCCGGCACCGAGAAGGGCATCACCGCCCTGCAGATGGACATGAAGATCAGCGGCCTGGCGATCAAGACCGTCGCCGAAGCGATCAACCAGGCCCGCCCGGCCCGGCTGCACATCCTCGGCAAGATGCTCGAGGCCATCGACAAGCCCCGCGACACCCTCTCCCCCCATGCCCCGCGCCTGCTCAGCTTCCGCATCGATCCGGAACTGATCGGCACCGTGATCGGCCCCGGCGGCCGCACCATCAAGGGCATCACCGAGCGCACCAACACCAAGATCGACATCGAGGACGGCGGGATCGTCACGATCGCCAGCCATGACGGCGCCGCCGCCGAAGAGGCCCAGCGCATCATCGAGGGCCTCACCCGTCGCGTCAGCGAAGGCGAAGTCTTCAACGGTTCGGTCACCCGGGTGATCCCGATCGGTGCCTTCGTGGAGATCCTGCCCGGCAAGGAGGGGATGATCCACATCTCCCAGCTGTCCGAATCGCGGGTCGAGAAGGTCGAAGACGTCGTCAACGTCGGCGACCAGGTGACGGTGCGGGTGCGGGAGATCGACAACCGCGGCCGCATCAACCTGACCCTGCGGGGCGTGGAGCAGCAGGAGCCGGCGGCGGTCTGATCCCCGCGGCCGTCATCGTCCCTAAACTGGTTGGCAACTGGTTGAAAGTCGGCGATGAAAACAGTCGGTGCCTTCGAAGCCAAGACCCACCTCTCCACCCTGCTGGAAGAGGTGGCCGGCGGCGAGGAGATCCTGATCACCCGCCACGGCAAACCATTGGCACGGCTGGTCCCGGTGGACTCGGATGGGCGTGAGCGGCGCCTCGAGGCCATCGCCCGTCTGCGCAGCTTCGCAACGGGCCGGCGACTCAACGGCCTCTCCATCGCTGCGTTGCGGGACGAAGGCCGCAGGTGCTGAGCTTCGTCCCTGACGTTTCAGCCGTGTGCGCCTGGTGTTTTGAGGACGAGCGCACGGCGGCTTCGGAGGCGCTCCTGGCCCGATTGACGGAGTGCGCACTCTGCGTTCCGGCGCTCTTCCTCTGGGAACTGGGCAACGTGCTGCTGATGGCAGAACGGCGCGGCCGGATCACCGCGGCGGATCGGAGCCGCTTCCTTGCCCTGGTGGTTCAACTCAACCTGGGCATTGATCCTGCGGATCCGCACGTCGTGTGGCACGACGTGCTGAGCCTGGCGGCGCAGCATCGCCTCACCAGCTACGACGCCGCCTATCTGGAACTGGCCATGCGTGCAGGTCTCCCCCTGGCCAGTCGCGACAACGCGCTTCTGGCAGCCGCACGGGCCTGCGGGCTGGAACTGCTCGCCTGCTGAATCGGCGGGCTCCCGCTCAAACGGCAAAGCCCGGATCGATCGTCGCCATCGCCTCAGCGGCACGGCGACAGATCGCCGCATGGGCCGGGCCATGGCTGGCGATCAGGCAGCCCGCCTGGCGCACATCGCCCGTGTTGTAGAGCAGCGGCCGGCCATCGGCATGGTCGAAGCCGCCACCGGCGGCCCGCAGCACCGCTTCCGGCGCCGCCATGTCCCAGTCCTTCGGGGCACTGCGCCCCGACAGGGAGATGTAGAGGTCGGCCTCGCCCCGCAGGATCGTGGCCACCTTGCCCCCGACACTGCCGATCGCCAGGCTGCGGGCGGGCCGCAGGTCGGCCAGCAGCTGCTCCAGGCGGTCGTCGCGGTGGTTGCGGCTGGCCACCAGCACCAGCTCCTCGCTGCGGCCGCTCAGGGCAGGGGCGAAACACGCGCCGGCCCGGTTCTCCCGCCAGGCCTGCCCCGCCCCAGTCCCGGCCCCCCCGGCGCCCAGCAGCCCGAACCAGAGCTCTTCCGGCTCCGGCAGCAGCACCACCCCCAGCACGGGACGCTGGCCGTGCACCAGGGCCAGATGGACGGCGTACTCGCCGGTGCCCTGCAGGAAATCCTTGGTGCCGTCGAGGGGATCGAGGATCCACAGCCATTCAGCATCCAGCGGCTGGCCCGGCACCAGCACCTCGGCGGCGGTCTCCTCACTCAGCAGGGTCCAGCCGGCGGCCGGGAAGGCCGCCGCCAGGCCATCCAGCAGCCAGCGGTTCACCGCCAGATCCGCCGCCGATACCGGCCCCTCGCCGCCATGGTCGACGCTCAGGGCCGGCGGAAAGCCGTAGGGGGGCACTTCGCCGCGGGCGTAGGCCCGCAGGATGTCGGCCGCGCCCCAGGCCAGCCGGCGCAGCTCCACCAGCAGGGGTTCACAGCCGATGCCGTCGGGCAGGGCGAAGGGAGACGGCATCATGGAAGCGGGAAACAGGCATTGTGCAGGAACCGGTGCAGGAGCAGGAACCCGCCGCCGGCGTTCTCTATCTGGTGGGCACCCCCATCGGCAACCTCGACGACCTCTCCCCCCGGGCCCGGCGCGTGCTGGCGGGGGTCAGCCGGGTCGCCTGCGAGGACACCCGCCGCAGCGGCCTGCTGCTGCACCACCTCGGCCTGCGGGTGCCCCTGCTCAGCTTCCACCAGCACAACCAGACGGCCCGCATCCCCCAGCTGCTGGCGGCCCTGGAGGCGGGCGAAGCGATCGCCCTGATCAGCGATGCCGGCCTGCCGGGGGTGTCGGATCCCGGCCAGGAGCTGGCGGCCGCCGCCCGCGCCGCCGGCCGCCAGGTGATCTGCATCCCCGGCCCCAGCGCCGTCACCACCGCCCTGGTGAGCAGCGGCCTGCCCTCGGGCCGCTTCTGCTTCGAGGGGTTCCTGCCCCCGAAGGGCGGGCCCCGGCGCCAGCGACTCGAGGCCCTGGCCGGCGAGGAGCGCACGATGGTGCTGTTCGAAGCCCCCCACCGGCTGCTGGCCCTGCTCGAAGACCTGCTGGCGGTGCTGGGCGACCGGCCCCTGCAGGTGGCCCGGGAACTCACCAAGCGCCACGAGGAACAGGTGGGCCCCAGTGTGGCGGCGGCCCTGGCGCACTTCCAACGCACCCCGCCCCAGGGGGAGTGCACCCTGGTGCTGGGCGGGGCCCCGCCGGCGGCCGCCCCCGTCTGGAACGAAACCGAGCTGCGCCACGCCCTGGCCGAGCTGGTGCGGGGCGGCCTCAGCAACCGGGAGGCCGCCCGCAGCCTGGCGCTCAGCAGCGGCCACAGCCGCCGGGCCCTTTACGCCCTGCTGCACCAGGAACCGGCAGACTGCTCGCCTCCACCTGCGACGCCGTGATTCTCCTGCGCCTGCGCCTCCTGTGCGGCAGCCTGCTGGGCGGCAGCCTGCTGCTGGCCCTGCTCTGCCTGGGGGCCCAGAACCTGGAGGAGCGGCCCCAGCTGCGCTTCGGCTTCGCCCGCAGCGCCCCGTTGCCGGCGGGCTTCATCGTGGGCGTGGCCCTGGTGCTGGGGGTGATCAGCGGCGGCGCCAGCGCGGCCCTGCTGCTGCCCGGCAGCGCCCCCGCCGACGAGGGCTGAAGCTTCAGCTGCCCGGCAGGGCGTAGAGGGCTCCCTCGATCACCACCCGGCTGATGCCCTGGGCCAGCAGGTAGGGGGCCGTGAGCTCGAACACCTTGAGGTCGGGCACCTTGATCACCCGCTGGGTGCGGCCGCACTGGCGCTTGGCCTGGCGGGGGTTGAGAAACACCACCAGCGCCTGGCGCTCCAGCTCGGCGGCGGGAAGCCGGCCCAGCTCCGGAAACTCGCTCAGGGGCCTGGCCTGCAGCTCCACCGTCTTGTCGACCAGCATGTAAGCGCTGGCGGGCAGCGAGGCGGTGGCCAAGGGCTGGAGCCGGCCGTCGCCACCCGCCGGGGCACCGTCGTCGAGCAGCACCACCGGGATCGGCTGGAACGGGTTGAACTCTCCGTCGGCCCCATCATCGGAGCCCTCGTCGTCGCTGTCGTCGCTGGTGAGCAGGTCGTCGTCATCGGCACCGAAATCGTCGGCATCCTCGATGGCGAGCACGGCGGGGCCGTCCTCCGCCACCGCCTCGGCCCTCACCGGGGCCGGCACGGACAGGCGGCGGGGGGGATCCGGCAGGACCTTGCGAGTGGGCGCGGGTGGGGGCGCGATGTCGGGCTCAGGCTCAGGCTCCTCGGGGGCAAGGGCCTCCGTGAGTTCCGGGGTGGGTTCGAGGGCCGGCGGCTCTGGAGCGGGTTCGGGATTGGGTTCGGCGCTGCTGATCTCCAGGGCCGTCTGCAGGGCGTCGGGGGGCTCGGCCGCCTCCAGCGTCGAGCGGCTGCGGCGCCGGGAGCGCTCGGTCTTGACGCGCTCGTACTCCGCGTCCCCGAGCTCCGTGCGTACCACCCGGTTGACCGTGTTGGGGCTGCAGCCAAATCGGTCCGCCAGCTCCTGGCTGCTGGACCCCTCCCGGAAGCGCCCAACCAGTTCGGTTTTCTGGCTGTCGCTGAGCCGGGTGGCGGCCATGGAACGGTTCGAGCGAGGTTGTCCACTGTACGGGTGGCTACAGGAGTGGCCCGGCCGCGGAACGCTGCCACAATGCGCTCCGTGCTCCCTTAGCTCAGCTGGATAGAGCAGCTGCCTTCTAAGCAGCCGGTCGATGGTTCGAATCCATCAGGGGGCGTTGGCAGACACGAGTGGGGGTCCGGGGCACAAAGCCCAGCAAGCCGATGTAGATTCACGTATCTACAGCCTGTCGGCAACGGCCGAGCTGGACGCCTTGACGCCGCCCCAGTCCAATCAACCCCAACCCAGTCGACGACAGCAGGATCCTGTCCGGCACTTCCAGCAGTCGATCCGCCGCTGGGGCAACAGCTTGGCCATCCGGATCCCCGCCGATTGCCTGCGTCAGGCCGGCCTGCGGGAAGGTGACCCGATCGAGATCGTCGTCGGAGCCGACGGCCGGCTGAGCCTGGAGCCCGTGCAACGACTGGATCGCCGCGCGCTGGCCGCCGACCTGCGCCAGCTGCAGGCCACCATGCCGATCACACCATCGGTGATCGAAGCCTGCCGGGAGCAGGAGCGCTGGTGAGGTCGCCCCAGCCGTGATCTACCTGGACACCAGCGTCGTGGTCGCGCTGCTGACCCCGGAAGCGCTCAGCCCGCGGGCACTGGAATGGCTGGAGCAGTGCCGCGACACCCTGATCAGCAGCGACTGGCTGATCACCGAAACCCACAGCGCCCTCGGCCTCAAGCAGCGCCACCACTCCCTCAGCCCGGAGGCCCGCACCGCCGCCGGAGAGCATTTCGAACGCCTGTTGCAGGGCGGGGTTGACCTGCGCTCCCTCGATCGGGACCGTTTCCGCCAGGCCGCTGAGCTGCTGCAGGATCCCGCTCTCGGCTTGCGGGCCGGTGATGCCCTGCACCTGGCGGTGGCCCTGCACAGCCGCTGCTCCCACCTGGCCAGCTTCGACGGGCGGATGCGGCAGGCCGCCGCCGCCCTGGGCCTGGCACCAGCTCTGGACTAGCGCCGCACCGGCACCACCTGCATCCCGATCGGCGCCAGGGCGATCAGGGCCAGCTTGATGTGCTGGATGCCGAAGGGGATGCCCACGATCGTCACGAAACAGGCCACCGCGGCGCTGAGGTGGCCGATCGCCAGCCACCAGCCGGCCAGCAGGAACCAGATCACGTTGCCCACCAGCCCCAGCGGACCGGTGCCGAAATCCATGCGGCCGGTGAGCTCCCGGCGGCTGACGGCTTCGTAGCCGAACGGCCAGAAGGAGAAGTTGCCGATCACGAAGCAGGCCCGGGCCCAGGGGATCCCCACGATCGTGATCGCCGCCACCAGGCCGGCCAGCCACCAGCCCAGGCCCATCACGAAGCCCCCGAGCACGAACCAGAGGACGTTGAGCAGGAAGCGCAGCATG
It contains:
- the rsmI gene encoding 16S rRNA (cytidine(1402)-2'-O)-methyltransferase, with translation MQEPVQEQEPAAGVLYLVGTPIGNLDDLSPRARRVLAGVSRVACEDTRRSGLLLHHLGLRVPLLSFHQHNQTARIPQLLAALEAGEAIALISDAGLPGVSDPGQELAAAARAAGRQVICIPGPSAVTTALVSSGLPSGRFCFEGFLPPKGGPRRQRLEALAGEERTMVLFEAPHRLLALLEDLLAVLGDRPLQVARELTKRHEEQVGPSVAAALAHFQRTPPQGECTLVLGGAPPAAAPVWNETELRHALAELVRGGLSNREAARSLALSSGHSRRALYALLHQEPADCSPPPATP
- a CDS encoding polyribonucleotide nucleotidyltransferase, translated to MQGHTQSISFDGREIRLTSGRFAPQAGGSVMVECGDTSILVTATRSKGREGIDFLPLICDYEERLYAAGRIPGSFFRREARPPERAILTCRLIDRPMRPLFPGWLRDDLQIVATCMSLDERVPPDVLAVTGASMATLLAKIPFMGPMAAVRVGLLGDDFVLNPSFREIERSELDLVVAGTPSGVVMVEAGANQLPEQDVIEAIDFGYEAVGELIRAQLALLKELGIEQVLPEERSDDPTLPSFLEKECAQGISEVLKHFEQTKAERDEKLDAIKAEVGEKIAALNGEDPIKVAVSSNSKLLGNSYKSLTKKLMRQQIVVEGKRVDGRNLDEVRPIQAAVSVLPKRVHGSGLFQRGLTQVLSCATLGTPSDAQEMDDLNPISEKTYLHHYNFPPYSVGETRPMRSPGRREIGHGALAERALIPVLPSKESFPYVLRVVSECLSSNGSTSMGSVCGSTLALMDAGVPLAAPVSGAAMGLIKEGDEVRILTDIQGIEDFLGDMDFKVAGTEKGITALQMDMKISGLAIKTVAEAINQARPARLHILGKMLEAIDKPRDTLSPHAPRLLSFRIDPELIGTVIGPGGRTIKGITERTNTKIDIEDGGIVTIASHDGAAAEEAQRIIEGLTRRVSEGEVFNGSVTRVIPIGAFVEILPGKEGMIHISQLSESRVEKVEDVVNVGDQVTVRVREIDNRGRINLTLRGVEQQEPAAV
- a CDS encoding type II toxin-antitoxin system VapC family toxin, which produces MLSFVPDVSAVCAWCFEDERTAASEALLARLTECALCVPALFLWELGNVLLMAERRGRITAADRSRFLALVVQLNLGIDPADPHVVWHDVLSLAAQHRLTSYDAAYLELAMRAGLPLASRDNALLAAARACGLELLAC
- a CDS encoding type II toxin-antitoxin system VapC family toxin, giving the protein MIYLDTSVVVALLTPEALSPRALEWLEQCRDTLISSDWLITETHSALGLKQRHHSLSPEARTAAGEHFERLLQGGVDLRSLDRDRFRQAAELLQDPALGLRAGDALHLAVALHSRCSHLASFDGRMRQAAAALGLAPALD
- a CDS encoding AbrB/MazE/SpoVT family DNA-binding domain-containing protein; this translates as MVRIHQGALADTSGGPGHKAQQADVDSRIYSLSATAELDALTPPQSNQPQPSRRQQDPVRHFQQSIRRWGNSLAIRIPADCLRQAGLREGDPIEIVVGADGRLSLEPVQRLDRRALAADLRQLQATMPITPSVIEACREQERW
- a CDS encoding type II toxin-antitoxin system Phd/YefM family antitoxin — its product is MKTVGAFEAKTHLSTLLEEVAGGEEILITRHGKPLARLVPVDSDGRERRLEAIARLRSFATGRRLNGLSIAALRDEGRRC
- a CDS encoding YccF domain-containing protein: MLRFLLNVLWFVLGGFVMGLGWWLAGLVAAITIVGIPWARACFVIGNFSFWPFGYEAVSRRELTGRMDFGTGPLGLVGNVIWFLLAGWWLAIGHLSAAVACFVTIVGIPFGIQHIKLALIALAPIGMQVVPVRR
- a CDS encoding 3'(2'),5'-bisphosphate nucleotidase CysQ, with translation MMPSPFALPDGIGCEPLLVELRRLAWGAADILRAYARGEVPPYGFPPALSVDHGGEGPVSAADLAVNRWLLDGLAAAFPAAGWTLLSEETAAEVLVPGQPLDAEWLWILDPLDGTKDFLQGTGEYAVHLALVHGQRPVLGVVLLPEPEELWFGLLGAGGAGTGAGQAWRENRAGACFAPALSGRSEELVLVASRNHRDDRLEQLLADLRPARSLAIGSVGGKVATILRGEADLYISLSGRSAPKDWDMAAPEAVLRAAGGGFDHADGRPLLYNTGDVRQAGCLIASHGPAHAAICRRAAEAMATIDPGFAV